One stretch of Ornithinimicrobium ciconiae DNA includes these proteins:
- a CDS encoding methionine ABC transporter permease, with translation MNDGFEWDTHGANLIEATGQTLYMVSATLVIGGLLGLALGIGLYTTRRGGLLANRWVFGILNLVVNIFRPIPFLILLFAVAPLTVGIVGTRLGSTAMIVPMSVAATFGVSRIVEQNLVAINPGVIEAARATGATRWRIITTLLVPEALGPLILGYTFICIAVVDMSALAGTLDGGGLGAFALDYGYKRWNFGVVWVTVIVIIILVQLAQALGNRLSRKALHHT, from the coding sequence ATGAACGACGGATTCGAGTGGGACACGCACGGTGCCAACCTGATCGAGGCCACCGGCCAGACCCTCTACATGGTCTCGGCCACCCTGGTCATCGGCGGACTGCTCGGTCTCGCCCTGGGCATCGGCCTCTACACCACCCGCCGCGGAGGACTGCTGGCCAACCGGTGGGTCTTCGGCATCCTCAACCTGGTCGTCAACATCTTCCGGCCGATCCCGTTCCTGATCCTGCTCTTTGCCGTGGCACCGCTGACCGTGGGCATCGTCGGCACCCGCCTGGGCAGCACCGCGATGATCGTGCCGATGTCGGTCGCGGCCACCTTCGGGGTCTCCCGCATCGTGGAGCAGAACCTCGTGGCGATCAACCCCGGGGTCATCGAGGCGGCCCGGGCCACCGGCGCGACCCGCTGGCGGATCATCACCACCCTGCTCGTTCCCGAGGCGCTCGGACCGCTGATCCTGGGTTACACCTTCATCTGCATCGCGGTCGTCGACATGTCCGCCCTGGCCGGCACCCTGGACGGCGGCGGACTGGGAGCCTTCGCGCTCGACTACGGCTACAAGCGCTGGAACTTCGGCGTGGTCTGGGTGACGGTGATCGTGATCATCATCCTGGTCCAGCTGGCGCAGGCTCTGGGCAACCGACTCTCACGGAAGGCCCTGCACCACACCTGA
- a CDS encoding methionine ABC transporter ATP-binding protein, with translation MSPIIEFRDVSKVFTGHAADVTAVDHVDLSVEQGEIFAVIGYSGAGKSTLVRLINGLERVTSGELIVDGQDVVTMTESQLERKRRDIGMIFQQFNLFGSRTIAGNVAFPLKVAGWPKDKRDARVAELLDFVGLLDRAHSYPDQLSGGQKQRVGIARALAAGPKILLADESTSALDPETTQDVLRLLKKVNRELGVTVVVITHELEIVRAIADRVAILERGRVAEVGTVFETFTAPRSEVGRRFVSTVIHDRPHGDDLARIRQAHPGRIVTATIHDGSRLGAVLAGAGALGVTFEIVYGGIGTLQARSFGSLTLELTGPQAAVDQVVAQLGGVTEVEEVA, from the coding sequence GTGTCTCCGATCATCGAGTTCCGCGACGTCTCCAAGGTCTTCACCGGCCACGCCGCAGATGTCACCGCCGTCGACCACGTCGACCTGAGTGTCGAGCAGGGCGAGATCTTCGCCGTCATCGGCTACTCCGGAGCCGGCAAGAGCACCCTGGTCCGGCTCATCAACGGCCTGGAGCGGGTCACCTCCGGTGAACTGATCGTCGACGGTCAGGACGTGGTGACCATGACGGAGTCGCAGCTGGAGCGCAAGCGTCGCGACATCGGCATGATCTTTCAGCAGTTCAACCTCTTTGGCTCCCGCACCATCGCCGGCAACGTCGCCTTCCCGCTCAAGGTCGCCGGCTGGCCCAAGGACAAGCGCGACGCACGGGTCGCCGAGCTGCTCGACTTCGTCGGGCTGCTGGACCGGGCGCACTCCTATCCCGACCAGCTCTCCGGTGGGCAGAAGCAACGGGTCGGGATCGCCCGAGCACTGGCGGCCGGCCCGAAGATCCTGCTGGCCGACGAGTCGACCAGCGCCCTCGACCCCGAGACGACGCAGGACGTCCTGCGGCTGCTCAAGAAGGTCAACCGCGAGCTGGGGGTGACCGTCGTGGTCATCACCCACGAGCTGGAGATCGTCCGGGCCATCGCCGACCGGGTCGCGATCCTGGAGCGTGGACGGGTCGCCGAGGTCGGGACGGTCTTCGAGACGTTCACCGCACCCCGCTCCGAGGTTGGCCGCAGGTTTGTCTCGACCGTCATCCACGACCGGCCGCACGGAGACGACCTGGCCAGGATCCGGCAGGCCCACCCGGGTCGGATCGTGACCGCGACGATCCACGACGGTTCCCGGCTGGGCGCCGTCCTGGCCGGGGCAGGGGCCCTGGGTGTCACCTTCGAGATCGTCTACGGCGGCATCGGCACGCTGCAGGCCCGGTCCTTCGGGTCGCTCACCCTCGAACTCACCGGCCCCCAGGCGGCCGTGGACCAGGTGGTCGCCCAGCTCGGCGGCGTCACCGAGGTCGAGGAGGTGGCCTGA
- a CDS encoding MetQ/NlpA family ABC transporter substrate-binding protein: protein MSENTTTPGPSPVLPDKPRRSRTPLIAGGAVLVAALIAGGWALLDGDDDGDVIRIGTTEGSQPHWQILKEKAAEEGIEIEIVNFSEYTLPNPALAEGEIDLNSFQHLLYLADHNVNTGDDLQPIGSTMIVPLPLYSEKYESVEEFVTGDQVAIPNDSTNQARALFVLEGAGLITFTGDPASPTPDDVDEDASTVVVRPVEASQTAGLIHDDDVAGVITNNNFATDAGFDLQGYVVADDPESPGAQPYINVFAARPGDLENETYLTIVELYHDPEVLESVVESSGGTAVIVEGYDIARLQEVLQDTEATLQASN, encoded by the coding sequence ATGTCTGAGAACACCACTACCCCCGGCCCGTCCCCGGTCCTGCCCGACAAGCCCCGCCGCAGCAGGACACCCCTCATCGCGGGAGGCGCTGTGCTGGTCGCGGCGCTGATCGCCGGCGGCTGGGCACTGCTGGACGGCGACGACGACGGCGACGTGATCCGGATTGGCACCACCGAGGGCTCCCAGCCGCACTGGCAGATCCTCAAGGAGAAGGCCGCCGAGGAGGGCATCGAGATCGAGATCGTCAACTTCAGCGAGTACACCCTGCCCAACCCGGCCCTCGCCGAGGGGGAGATCGACCTCAACTCCTTCCAGCACCTGCTCTACCTGGCCGACCACAACGTCAACACCGGCGATGACCTGCAGCCCATCGGCTCGACGATGATCGTGCCGTTGCCGCTGTACTCCGAGAAGTACGAGAGCGTCGAGGAGTTCGTCACGGGCGACCAGGTCGCCATCCCCAACGACTCCACCAACCAGGCCCGGGCACTGTTCGTGCTCGAGGGCGCCGGGCTGATCACCTTCACCGGTGACCCCGCGTCGCCGACACCGGACGACGTCGACGAGGACGCCTCCACGGTCGTGGTCCGTCCGGTCGAGGCCAGCCAGACCGCAGGCCTCATCCACGACGACGACGTCGCCGGGGTGATCACCAACAACAACTTCGCCACCGACGCCGGCTTCGACCTGCAGGGCTATGTCGTCGCCGACGACCCCGAGTCGCCGGGCGCCCAGCCCTACATCAACGTCTTCGCCGCCCGCCCCGGTGACCTGGAGAACGAGACCTACCTCACGATCGTGGAGCTCTATCACGACCCGGAGGTGCTCGAGTCGGTCGTCGAGTCCTCCGGTGGCACCGCGGTGATCGTCGAGGGCTATGACATCGCCCGCCTCCAGGAGGTCCTGCAGGACACCGAGGCCACCCTGCAGGCGAGCAACTGA